Proteins from a genomic interval of Ramlibacter algicola:
- a CDS encoding iron-containing redox enzyme family protein, with the protein MHVGRQEWQQLQARTAPEAGLARPAAERPLASLYHRLADQMPDEATREDAARFLDAELAALDPERADLPATPDDLLEWMQSSARSVHARYAAYLEGRRAGAPRRYFANRAHALYVLRAIAPTKLVDGAWLYGLVEHWRNPRLADLVRTYVEELGEGAADKNHVVLYRRLLARHALDPLDGLDDALYHQGLVQVALGWNAARFLPEIVGFNLGYEQLPLHLLVTAYELNELGLDPYYFTLHVTVDNPDSGHARRACQAALDLLPRIDDAGAFWRRMRRGTQLACAGLGTTQVIEGFDIGQEVVRILSHKAGSGSGAHSDYCKVAGRPVNQWLADPAQVPAFLQALEDGGWIVRNAPPEQSRFWRLLQGDRAEMFGVFSAYELQVIHDWIRGEASADGAAYDEAPPARRRPTFRAQVRNGLAGSVAGAEDDELDPDLQVLEARLRGATGDDRDALLVEAMSPCTHWTPAGLAATRQFWREWSRN; encoded by the coding sequence ATGCACGTCGGACGCCAGGAATGGCAGCAGTTGCAAGCCAGGACGGCGCCCGAAGCGGGCCTCGCCCGGCCGGCGGCCGAGCGTCCGCTGGCCTCCCTCTACCACCGCCTCGCCGACCAGATGCCGGACGAGGCGACGCGCGAGGACGCCGCGCGGTTCCTCGACGCTGAACTCGCCGCGCTCGACCCCGAGCGAGCCGACCTGCCGGCCACGCCCGATGACCTGCTCGAGTGGATGCAGTCCAGCGCGCGGTCGGTGCATGCGCGCTATGCCGCCTATCTCGAGGGGCGCCGTGCCGGCGCACCGCGCCGCTATTTCGCGAATCGCGCGCACGCGCTGTACGTGCTGCGCGCGATCGCGCCGACCAAGCTGGTCGACGGTGCCTGGCTGTATGGCCTCGTCGAGCATTGGCGCAATCCGCGGCTGGCCGACCTGGTACGCACCTACGTCGAGGAGCTGGGCGAAGGCGCCGCGGACAAGAACCACGTCGTGCTGTATCGCCGCCTGTTGGCACGCCATGCGCTCGACCCGCTCGACGGCCTGGACGACGCGCTCTACCACCAGGGGCTCGTGCAGGTTGCGCTGGGCTGGAACGCCGCGCGCTTCCTGCCCGAAATCGTCGGCTTCAACCTCGGCTACGAGCAGTTGCCGCTGCACCTGCTGGTCACGGCGTACGAGCTGAACGAGCTCGGCCTCGATCCCTACTACTTCACGCTGCACGTGACGGTCGACAACCCGGACTCGGGCCATGCGCGCCGTGCGTGCCAGGCGGCGCTGGACCTGCTTCCGCGCATCGACGATGCGGGCGCGTTCTGGCGGCGCATGCGCCGGGGCACCCAGCTCGCGTGCGCGGGCCTGGGCACGACGCAGGTGATCGAAGGCTTCGACATCGGCCAGGAGGTCGTGCGCATCCTGTCGCACAAGGCCGGCTCGGGCAGCGGCGCGCATTCGGACTACTGCAAGGTCGCGGGCCGTCCCGTCAACCAGTGGCTCGCCGATCCCGCGCAGGTCCCCGCGTTCCTGCAGGCGCTGGAGGATGGTGGCTGGATCGTGCGCAACGCGCCGCCGGAGCAGAGCCGCTTCTGGCGCCTGCTGCAAGGCGATCGCGCTGAGATGTTCGGCGTGTTCTCGGCGTACGAGCTGCAGGTGATCCACGACTGGATCCGCGGCGAGGCGAGTGCCGACGGCGCGGCGTACGACGAAGCGCCGCCCGCGCGGCGCCGTCCCACGTTCCGCGCGCAGGTGCGCAACGGCCTGGCGGGCAGCGTGGCGGGTGCGGAGGACGACGAGCTCGATCCGGACCTGCAGGTGCTCGAAGCGCGGCTGCGCGGCGCCACCGGCGACGATCGCGATGCGCTGCTGGTCGA
- a CDS encoding carbohydrate ABC transporter permease, producing MAALHAWLLLLPALVLLAAFTHWPAVATFIDSFFSTPRGSRPGVWVGLENYQVMAEDPVFWKAVTNNLWFAGATIPLSIGLALLMALWVNERIPGRAAVRMAYFTPTVLPMIAVANIWLFFYTPQYGLLEQVTGALGLPSHNWLGNPSTALACITVVAVWKEAGFFMIFYLAALQTLNPSLREAAAIEGASRWTFFRRIQWPLLMPTTLFVLVNAIINGFRMVDHVFILTRGGPDNASTLLLYHLYEVGFKFWDTGYASAISVVLVVTLASVALFQFFVLDKRVHYK from the coding sequence CTGGCCGCCTTGCACGCCTGGCTGTTGCTGCTGCCGGCGCTGGTGCTGCTGGCGGCGTTCACGCACTGGCCGGCGGTCGCCACCTTCATCGACAGCTTCTTCTCCACGCCCCGCGGCAGCCGCCCGGGCGTGTGGGTCGGGCTGGAGAACTACCAGGTCATGGCCGAGGACCCGGTGTTCTGGAAGGCCGTGACCAACAACCTGTGGTTCGCCGGCGCCACCATCCCGCTGTCGATCGGCCTGGCGCTGCTGATGGCACTGTGGGTCAACGAGCGCATCCCCGGCCGCGCCGCGGTGCGCATGGCGTACTTCACGCCGACCGTGCTGCCGATGATCGCGGTGGCCAACATCTGGCTGTTCTTCTACACGCCGCAGTACGGCCTGCTGGAGCAGGTGACCGGCGCGCTCGGGCTGCCGTCGCACAACTGGCTGGGCAACCCATCCACCGCCCTCGCGTGCATCACGGTCGTCGCGGTGTGGAAGGAAGCCGGCTTCTTCATGATCTTCTACCTGGCCGCGCTGCAGACGCTGAACCCCAGCCTGCGTGAAGCCGCGGCCATCGAGGGCGCATCGCGCTGGACCTTCTTCCGCCGCATCCAGTGGCCGCTGCTCATGCCCACCACGCTGTTCGTGCTGGTCAACGCCATCATCAACGGCTTTCGCATGGTCGACCACGTCTTCATCCTCACGCGCGGCGGCCCGGACAACGCGTCGACGCTGCTGCTGTACCACCTGTACGAAGTCGGGTTCAAGTTCTGGGACACCGGCTACGCCAGCGCGATCAGCGTGGTGCTCGTGGTCACGCTCGC
- a CDS encoding SRPBCC family protein produces MATLRKRFDVTAAPAAAWDALADFGALHQRLVPGFVTACELQDGGSVRAITFANGMQARERRVTRDASTHRLVYTVEGGRATHYNAVVEVHDGAAGGSTLVWTVDLLPDPLAPAIDGMMDAGVAAMKKALG; encoded by the coding sequence ATGGCCACGCTTCGCAAACGCTTCGACGTCACCGCCGCGCCGGCCGCAGCCTGGGACGCTCTCGCCGACTTCGGCGCCCTGCACCAGCGGCTGGTGCCCGGCTTCGTCACCGCCTGCGAGCTGCAGGACGGCGGCTCTGTCCGCGCAATCACGTTTGCGAACGGAATGCAGGCACGCGAGCGGCGCGTGACGCGCGACGCATCCACGCACCGGCTCGTCTACACGGTCGAAGGCGGTCGCGCGACGCACTACAACGCGGTCGTCGAGGTCCACGACGGCGCCGCCGGCGGCAGCACGCTGGTGTGGACCGTCGACCTGCTGCCCGACCCGCTGGCGCCCGCCATCGACGGGATGATGGACGCTGGCGTCGCGGCGATGAAAAAGGCGCTCGGCTGA
- a CDS encoding ABC transporter substrate-binding protein → MQRKTFNRGVAALAAAAALGIGGAARAQQQVEIPFFYPVAVGGPIAKIIDGFANDFMKANPGIKVTPIYAGTYQETIVKALTAHKAGTPPVFSVLLSTDMFTLIDEDAIVPVDGFVKTAEDKAWMGSFYKAFMLNSQAGGKTWGVPFQRSTVVMYWNKEAFKEAGLDPNKAPQTWAELKSMATKLTKKDSSGKVTQYGVQIPSSGFPYWLFQTLTTTNDAILANEAGTQVKFDDPKVVEALQYWVDLGKAGVHPPGVVEWGTTPKDFFEKKAAIIYTTTGNLTNIRSNAKFDFGVGMIPANKRKGSPTGGGNFYIFKKASPAQQEAAFKFIKWVTAPERAAQWSIDTGYVAVSPAAYETPPLKKYGSEFPPALVARDQLPHSVAELSTHDNQRVTKALNDGLQAALTGAKPPAQAMQDAQREADRLLRSYK, encoded by the coding sequence ATGCAACGCAAGACCTTCAACCGCGGCGTCGCCGCGCTCGCGGCCGCGGCCGCCCTGGGCATCGGCGGCGCGGCGCGCGCGCAGCAGCAAGTCGAGATCCCGTTCTTCTACCCGGTGGCCGTCGGCGGGCCGATCGCCAAGATCATCGACGGCTTCGCCAACGACTTCATGAAGGCCAACCCTGGCATCAAGGTGACGCCGATCTACGCCGGCACCTACCAGGAAACCATCGTCAAGGCCCTCACCGCGCACAAGGCCGGCACGCCGCCGGTGTTCTCGGTGCTGCTGTCCACCGACATGTTCACGCTGATCGACGAGGACGCCATCGTGCCGGTCGACGGCTTCGTGAAGACCGCCGAGGACAAGGCCTGGATGGGCAGCTTCTACAAGGCCTTCATGCTGAACAGCCAGGCCGGCGGCAAGACCTGGGGCGTGCCCTTCCAGCGGTCCACCGTGGTCATGTACTGGAACAAGGAAGCGTTCAAGGAAGCCGGACTCGACCCGAACAAGGCGCCCCAGACCTGGGCCGAGCTGAAGTCCATGGCGACCAAGCTCACGAAGAAGGACAGCAGCGGCAAGGTCACGCAGTACGGCGTGCAGATCCCGTCCAGCGGCTTCCCGTACTGGCTGTTCCAGACGCTCACGACGACCAACGACGCGATCCTGGCCAACGAGGCCGGCACGCAGGTGAAGTTCGACGACCCGAAGGTCGTCGAGGCGCTGCAATACTGGGTCGACCTCGGCAAGGCCGGCGTGCACCCGCCCGGCGTCGTCGAGTGGGGCACCACCCCCAAGGACTTCTTCGAGAAGAAGGCCGCGATCATCTACACGACGACTGGCAACCTCACCAACATCCGTTCCAACGCCAAGTTCGACTTCGGCGTCGGCATGATCCCGGCCAACAAGCGCAAGGGCTCGCCCACCGGCGGCGGCAACTTCTACATCTTCAAGAAGGCGTCGCCCGCGCAGCAGGAAGCCGCGTTCAAGTTCATCAAGTGGGTCACCGCGCCCGAGCGCGCCGCGCAGTGGAGCATCGACACCGGCTACGTCGCCGTGTCGCCCGCCGCGTACGAGACGCCGCCGCTGAAGAAGTACGGCAGCGAGTTCCCGCCGGCCCTGGTCGCACGTGACCAGCTGCCGCACTCCGTGGCCGAGCTCTCGACGCACGACAACCAGCGCGTCACCAAGGCGCTGAACGACGGCCTGCAGGCCGCGCTGACCGGCGCCAAGCCGCCGGCGCAGGCGATGCAGGACGCCCAGCGCGAGGCGGACCGCCTGCTGCGCTCGTACAAGTGA
- a CDS encoding LysR substrate-binding domain-containing protein produces MHPGNAKAPPPERLPRSQQLRLDLLHTFEAAARHLSFTRAGAELALSQSAISRQIQQLEASLGAALFERQHRSLVLTEAGRVLQRAVDDGLERLRDAAARIRAQSATRQVAITCTPGFASFWLIPRLPRFTAAHPQVDVRISATLQLLDLERAGVDMAVRFVPLQQGVGPRLFEEAVQPMCAPALLRGPNRLAAPADLAKHTLLTLDKADTPTMDWDPWLRLMGLDDMHMAHTVRFTQWHEAVSAAVAGQGVVIGRLPLLADLVRQRKLVAPFRTPAASQRGYFLTLAPQAARNPDALAFMQWLQAEAEQAQTPATTTRRA; encoded by the coding sequence ATGCATCCAGGGAATGCGAAAGCCCCGCCGCCCGAGCGCCTGCCGCGCTCGCAGCAGCTGCGGCTGGACCTGCTGCACACGTTCGAGGCGGCGGCGCGGCACCTGAGCTTCACCAGGGCCGGCGCCGAACTCGCGCTGTCGCAATCGGCAATCAGCCGGCAGATCCAGCAGCTGGAAGCGTCGCTCGGGGCGGCGCTGTTCGAGCGCCAGCACCGCTCGCTGGTGCTCACCGAAGCGGGTCGCGTGCTGCAGCGCGCGGTCGACGACGGGTTGGAGCGGTTGCGTGACGCCGCGGCACGCATCCGCGCCCAATCGGCGACGCGCCAGGTGGCCATCACCTGCACGCCCGGCTTCGCGTCGTTCTGGCTGATCCCGCGCCTGCCCCGCTTCACCGCGGCGCACCCGCAGGTGGACGTGCGCATCTCCGCGACGCTGCAACTGCTGGACCTGGAGCGCGCCGGCGTCGACATGGCCGTGCGCTTCGTGCCGCTGCAGCAGGGCGTCGGGCCGCGCCTGTTCGAGGAAGCGGTGCAACCGATGTGCGCACCTGCGCTCCTGCGCGGCCCGAACCGGCTCGCAGCTCCCGCGGACCTGGCGAAGCACACGCTGCTCACGCTGGACAAGGCGGACACGCCGACCATGGACTGGGACCCGTGGCTGCGGCTGATGGGACTGGACGACATGCACATGGCGCACACCGTGCGGTTCACGCAGTGGCACGAAGCGGTGTCGGCGGCAGTCGCGGGCCAGGGCGTCGTCATCGGCCGGCTGCCGCTGCTGGCGGACCTCGTCCGCCAGCGCAAGCTGGTGGCGCCGTTCCGCACCCCAGCCGCGTCGCAGCGCGGCTACTTCCTCACCCTCGCGCCGCAGGCGGCGCGCAACCCGGACGCGCTCGCGTTCATGCAGTGGCTTCAGGCCGAGGCCGAACAGGCGCAAACGCCGGCCACCACCACCAGGAGAGCTTGA
- a CDS encoding ABC transporter ATP-binding protein yields MASIRLEGVGKQWGDTTALHDITLDIPSGTFCVLLGPSGCGKSTTLRIVAGLETATSGRVLIDGQDVTALPPARRGIAMVFQNYALFPHLSVAQNIAFGLQVRKVPKDEAARRLDEAAQLLGLSALLDRKPSQLSGGQQQRVALGRALVAQAKVCLMDEPLSNLDARLRQEMRTELRQLQQRLGLTVVYVTHDQAEAMSMADQVVLLNKGRIEQAATPRELYAQPETTFAASFVGTPAMNLLRLDGDRIAGSDVGAGRAAHWLGVRPEDIMIGGPVPATVRAVEYLGADLVAHCAIGSETLTLRTEGQATLAAGGTVHLGWPPARAHHFDDRGQRLH; encoded by the coding sequence ATGGCATCGATCCGGCTCGAGGGTGTCGGCAAGCAGTGGGGCGACACCACGGCCTTGCACGACATCACGCTCGACATTCCTTCCGGCACCTTCTGCGTGCTGCTCGGCCCCTCGGGCTGCGGCAAGTCCACCACCCTGCGCATCGTCGCGGGGCTGGAGACGGCCACTAGCGGCCGCGTCCTCATCGACGGCCAGGACGTCACCGCGCTTCCACCGGCGCGGCGCGGCATCGCGATGGTGTTCCAGAACTACGCCCTGTTCCCGCACCTGTCGGTCGCGCAGAACATCGCATTCGGCCTGCAGGTGCGCAAGGTGCCGAAGGACGAAGCCGCGCGGCGGCTCGACGAGGCGGCGCAACTGCTGGGCCTGTCCGCGCTGCTCGATCGCAAGCCGTCGCAGCTCTCCGGCGGACAGCAGCAGCGCGTCGCCCTGGGCCGCGCGCTGGTGGCGCAGGCCAAGGTGTGCCTGATGGACGAGCCGCTGTCCAACCTGGACGCGCGGCTGCGGCAGGAGATGCGCACCGAACTGCGCCAGCTGCAGCAGCGGCTGGGGCTCACGGTCGTGTACGTCACGCACGACCAGGCCGAAGCGATGAGCATGGCCGACCAGGTCGTGCTGCTGAACAAGGGCCGCATCGAACAGGCCGCCACGCCGCGCGAGCTGTATGCCCAGCCGGAAACGACGTTCGCCGCCAGCTTCGTCGGCACGCCCGCGATGAACCTGCTGCGCCTGGACGGCGACCGCATCGCGGGCAGCGACGTCGGTGCCGGCCGTGCCGCGCACTGGCTGGGCGTGCGGCCCGAAGACATCATGATCGGCGGGCCGGTGCCCGCCACCGTGCGCGCCGTGGAATACCTGGGCGCCGACCTGGTCGCGCACTGCGCCATCGGCAGCGAGACGCTCACCCTCCGCACCGAAGGCCAGGCCACGCTGGCTGCCGGCGGCACCGTGCACCTGGGCTGGCCGCCGGCCCGCGCCCACCATTTCGACGACCGCGGGCAGCGCCTGCACTGA
- a CDS encoding phosphoribosylamine--glycine ligase, which yields MRILGIGECNDLAAMHAGFVRRGHEVKVFVEDPASHDVHAGLVERVDDWQRELDWVREAGEDGLVLFESAVKGELQDQLRRDGFQVIGGCALGDRLEGDRAFGQQVLRDAGLRTAACHAFTAYEDAMRFVREHPARYVLKFNGANSARTRNFVGEMEDGSDVLAMLGLLAARRRDEGVVDFILMEHLDGVEVGVGAFFNGEAFLQPAVLDFEHKRFFPGELGELTGEMGTIVSYQGARRLFDAVLAPIAPLLREGGYVGYVNVNLIANEQGLWPLEFTSRFGYPGYAICEALHAESWEAIFRRMLRRDGRRFATHDGFACGVVLTVPPFPYAYGYEELGKGMPIMLRPSVTPRDRMRLHFAEVAYVDGQLVTAGSTGYVGVATGIGTTVQEANENALRVARGVVVPNLRYRRDIGERVARSDLARLQSLGWYDSATSLRTHPHPAMA from the coding sequence ATGAGGATCCTGGGGATCGGCGAGTGCAATGACCTGGCCGCCATGCACGCGGGCTTCGTGCGCCGCGGCCACGAGGTGAAGGTGTTCGTCGAGGACCCGGCGTCGCACGACGTGCACGCGGGACTTGTCGAACGCGTCGACGACTGGCAGCGCGAACTCGACTGGGTGCGAGAAGCCGGCGAGGACGGCCTGGTCTTGTTCGAATCCGCGGTGAAGGGTGAGCTGCAGGACCAATTGCGGCGCGACGGCTTCCAGGTGATCGGCGGCTGCGCGCTCGGGGACCGGCTCGAGGGCGACCGCGCGTTCGGCCAGCAGGTGCTGCGTGACGCGGGCCTGCGCACCGCTGCGTGCCACGCGTTCACCGCGTACGAGGACGCCATGCGCTTCGTGCGCGAGCACCCGGCGCGCTACGTGCTGAAGTTCAACGGCGCGAACAGCGCGCGCACGCGCAACTTCGTGGGCGAGATGGAAGACGGCAGCGACGTGCTGGCGATGCTGGGCCTGCTCGCGGCGCGCCGGCGCGACGAGGGCGTGGTCGACTTCATCCTGATGGAGCACCTGGACGGCGTGGAAGTCGGCGTCGGCGCGTTCTTCAACGGCGAGGCCTTCCTGCAACCGGCGGTGCTGGACTTCGAGCACAAGCGCTTCTTCCCCGGCGAGCTCGGCGAACTGACCGGCGAGATGGGCACCATCGTCAGCTACCAGGGCGCGCGCCGCCTGTTCGACGCGGTGCTGGCGCCGATCGCGCCGCTGCTGCGCGAGGGCGGCTACGTCGGCTACGTCAACGTGAACCTGATCGCCAACGAGCAGGGGCTGTGGCCGCTCGAATTCACCAGCCGCTTCGGCTACCCGGGCTACGCGATCTGCGAGGCACTGCATGCCGAGAGCTGGGAGGCAATCTTCCGCCGCATGCTGCGCCGGGACGGCCGTCGTTTCGCCACGCACGACGGCTTCGCCTGCGGCGTGGTGCTGACCGTGCCGCCGTTCCCGTATGCCTACGGCTACGAGGAACTGGGCAAGGGCATGCCGATCATGCTGCGTCCCAGCGTCACGCCCCGCGATCGCATGCGCCTGCACTTCGCCGAAGTCGCCTACGTCGACGGGCAGCTGGTGACCGCAGGGTCGACCGGCTACGTCGGCGTCGCGACCGGCATCGGGACGACGGTGCAGGAGGCGAACGAGAACGCCTTGCGCGTCGCGCGCGGCGTGGTCGTGCCGAACCTGCGCTACCGCCGCGACATCGGCGAGCGCGTCGCGCGCAGCGACCTCGCGCGGCTGCAGAGCCTGGGCTGGTACGACAGCGCCACCAGCCTGCGCACCCACCCCCATCCTGCAATGGCGTAG
- a CDS encoding DUF2917 domain-containing protein yields the protein MHTLDAPGCHRLPARTLAELPSRRPLEVASAGGTLWLTLDGDPRDLVLERGERVLIEAPGRVIAQAFDAAVLELRTAERIFAAATPKLAFAS from the coding sequence ATGCACACCCTCGATGCTCCCGGCTGCCACCGCCTTCCCGCGCGGACGCTGGCCGAATTGCCCTCCCGCCGGCCGCTGGAAGTGGCCAGCGCGGGCGGCACCCTGTGGCTCACGCTGGACGGCGACCCCCGCGACCTGGTGCTCGAGCGGGGCGAACGCGTCCTGATCGAAGCCCCCGGCCGGGTGATCGCGCAGGCGTTCGATGCGGCCGTCCTGGAACTGCGTACGGCCGAACGAATCTTCGCCGCCGCGACGCCGAAGCTGGCATTCGCGTCTTGA
- a CDS encoding methyltransferase produces the protein MNAPVDAGLLLTDALVAVGRWLQSTGYAFTTVTPATQARVNARADVAQARTLRDIFGWSRPFAAALLPEDVLEPMRGASLLEQRLGGLLRSRVRFSTLDGALYAHSAWPTEAADSVFFGPDTVRFAELIRSELQRRALPRHARIVDLGCGAGPGGLSALRLAPRGASLLLTDINPRALRFAAANAALANAEAVSFASGDLYEPVDGDLDLVVANPPYLNDPGERTYRHGGGRWGEALSVRIVRDGLERLAPGGRLVLYTGAAMVEGEDPLLRQLRAVLDRQAWPWQYRELDPDVFGEELEEPAYADVERIAAVALVVERPA, from the coding sequence ATGAACGCTCCCGTGGACGCCGGCCTGCTGCTTACCGATGCGCTGGTCGCCGTCGGGCGCTGGCTGCAGTCCACGGGCTACGCCTTCACCACCGTCACGCCCGCCACGCAGGCGCGGGTGAATGCGCGCGCCGACGTCGCGCAGGCCCGCACCCTGCGTGACATCTTCGGCTGGAGCCGGCCGTTCGCGGCGGCGCTGTTGCCCGAGGACGTGCTCGAACCGATGCGTGGTGCGTCGCTGCTGGAGCAGCGGCTCGGCGGTTTGCTGCGCAGCCGCGTCCGGTTCTCGACACTCGACGGCGCCCTCTACGCGCATTCGGCCTGGCCCACCGAGGCCGCCGACTCGGTCTTCTTCGGGCCGGACACCGTGCGCTTCGCGGAGCTGATCCGCAGCGAACTGCAGCGCCGCGCGCTGCCGCGGCACGCCCGCATCGTCGACCTGGGCTGTGGCGCCGGACCCGGCGGGCTGTCGGCCCTGCGCCTGGCGCCAAGGGGCGCGTCGCTGCTCCTCACCGACATCAATCCGCGTGCATTGCGGTTCGCCGCGGCCAATGCCGCGCTGGCGAATGCCGAGGCGGTGAGCTTCGCGAGCGGCGACTTGTACGAACCCGTCGATGGCGACCTGGACCTGGTGGTCGCCAATCCACCGTATCTCAATGATCCCGGCGAGCGCACGTACCGCCACGGCGGTGGCCGCTGGGGTGAGGCGCTGTCGGTACGGATCGTGCGCGATGGACTCGAGCGGCTCGCACCCGGCGGGCGCCTGGTGCTGTACACGGGCGCCGCGATGGTCGAGGGCGAGGACCCGCTGCTGCGGCAATTGCGCGCGGTGCTCGACCGCCAGGCGTGGCCCTGGCAGTACCGCGAACTCGACCCGGACGTCTTCGGCGAGGAACTCGAGGAACCGGCGTACGCCGACGTCGAGCGCATCGCGGCCGTGGCGCTGGTGGTGGAGCGGCCCGCATGA